The following are encoded together in the Oncorhynchus clarkii lewisi isolate Uvic-CL-2024 chromosome 25, UVic_Ocla_1.0, whole genome shotgun sequence genome:
- the LOC139384010 gene encoding b(0,+)-type amino acid transporter 1-like, which produces MPVEDRCPAVEVLDGTSPKLSLKREVGLVGAVSLVAGTMIGSGIFMSPQFVLVNIGSPGGSLVVWAACGLLAVLGSLCYAELGTVIRESGGEYIYILRTSGPVLAFILIFSSVIFVRPASVAGISLSFAEYALAPFYQDCPCPQLLVKCVAAAGIVVTAIVNCLNVRFAMSMQVFFTVAKVLALSVIIIGGVVLLVRGETESFEDSFNGTNLGINPIGIAFYQGLWSYDGWNNLNYVTEELKRPKVNLPRAVMIAIPMVTMLYLLVNVSYLAAMTPRELMLSSAVAVTWGNKVLGSWGWVMSIAAALSAFGSLNGTFFSGGRVCFVAAREGHMPDILAMAHVNRLTPSPALIFTTAISLLVLIPGDFQSIVNFFSFTAWFFYTITLSGLLYLKIKKPELPRTYSVPIVIPILVIMAAIFLVMAPIIDNPAIEYLYVTIFIFSGVLVYVPFIHYKLCPGLLEKVTVFLQLFLEVAPAYKNI; this is translated from the exons ATGCCTGTTGAGGACAGATGCCCAGCAGTTGAAGTTCTGGATGGCACATCACCCAAGCTCAGCCTGAAACGGGAAGTGGGACTGGTTGGCGCTGTGTCGCTCGTGGCTGGCACTATGATTGGATCTGGGATTTTTATGTCCCCTCAATTCGTTCTGGTCAACATAGGAAGCCCAGGAGGAAGCCTGGTGGTCTGGGCTGCTTGTGGCCTGCTGGCTGTGCTTGGCTCTCTCTGCTATGCTGAACTGGGGACAGTCATCCGAGAGTCGGGGGGAGAGTACATCTATATCCTACGGACGTCAGGCCCAGTATTGGCCTTCATTTTAATTTTCAGCTCAGTCATATTTGTGAGACCTGCCAGTGTGGCTGGGATCTCATTGAGCTTTGCTGAATATGCATTGGCACCTTTCTACCAGGACTGTCCATGCCCACAGCTGTTGGTGAAGTGTGTGGCTGCAGCAGGGATTGTGGTGACAGCCATTGTTAACTGTCTGAATGTACGTTTCGCCATGTCAATGCAAGTGTTCTTCACGGTGGCCAAGGTGCTGGCTCTTTCAGTAATAATTATTGGAGGAGTGGTGTTGCTCGTCAGAGGGGAAACAGAAAGTTTTGAGGATTCTTTTAATGGGACCAACTTGGGCATCAATCCGATAGGTATTGCTTTCTACCAGGGACTGTGGTCCTACGATGGATGGAATAACTTGAATTATGTGACAGAAGAGCTGAAACGTCCTAAG GTAAATCTGCCCAGGGCAGTTATGATTGCCATCCCCATGGTAACCATGCTCTATCTACTGGTCAATGTGAGCTACTTGGCTGCCATGACGCCCAGAGAACTGATGTTGTCGAGTGCAGTGGCTGTCACCTGGGG GAATAAGGTACTCGGGAGCTGGGGATGGGTGATGTCCATTGCAGCTGCTTTGTCTGCTTTTGGCTCCCTGAATGGAACATTCTTTAGTGGTGGCCGGGTGTGCTTTGTGGCTGCAAGAGAGGGACACATG CCTGATATTCTTGCCATGGCCCATGTGAATCGACTGACCCCCTCTCCAGCCCTGATCTTTACCACGGCTATCTCACTTCTGGTTCTCATCCCTGGGGACTTCCAGAGCATTGTCAACTTCTTCAG TTTTACAGCCTGGTTCTTCTATACAATCACtctgtctgggcttctctacctcaAGATAAAGAAACCTGAACTTCCCAGGACATATAGC GTTCCCATTGTAATCCCCATCTTGGTCATCATGGCAGCGATTTTCCTTGTGATGGCACCTATCATTGACAACCCTGCAATAGAGTACCTCTACGTCACCATATTCATCTTCAGTGGTGTATTGGTTTATGTGCCATTCATTCACTACAAACTCTGCCCTGGACTGTTGGAGAAAGTCACTGTGTTCCTGCAGCTCTTCCTAGAGGTGGCCCCAGCATACAAAAATATATGA
- the LOC139383697 gene encoding protein yippee-like 5 yields MGRIFLDHIGGTRLFSCANCDTILTNRSELISTRFTGATGRAFLFNKVVNLQYSEVQDRVMLTGRHMVRDVSCKNCNSKLGWIYEFATEDSQRYKEGRVILERALVRESEGFEEHVPSDNS; encoded by the exons ATGGGGCGGATCTTCCTGGACCACATCGGGGGCACACGCCTCTTCTCCTGCGCCAACTGTGACACTATCTTGACCAATCGCTCAGAACTCATCTCCACCCGCTTCACCGGAGCCACCGGCAGAGCCTTCCTCTTCAACAAG GTGGTGAACCTGCAGTACAGCGAGGTTCAGGACCGCGTGATGCTGACGGGCAGACACATGGTGCGAGATGTCAGCTGTAAGAACTGTAACAGCAAGCTGGGCTGGATCTATGAGTTTGCCACTGAGGACAGCCAGCGTTACAAGGAGGGCCGCGTCATCCTGGAGAGAGCACTCGTCAGGGAGAGCGAGGGCTTCGAAGAACATGTCCCCTCTGACAATTCCTGA